In bacterium, the following are encoded in one genomic region:
- a CDS encoding phosphate acyltransferase gives MKNFKELIEIAKRKGKKECVVVKAEDETVLEGVKMAYELGLITPLLIGSKNAITECSKKAGLDITGIAVNDLADEKEAVKAGAAAVKQKNGFLMKGMLSTSAFLKGVLDKEHGLRAGKILSHIAVFEIPSYHKLLFMSDGGMNPKIDLNIRIDIINNAVFVLKALGITRPKIALVAASETVNPDMPETGDAVTIVEMSKKGEIADAVIEGPFGFDVAVSKEAARHKKMKSEIAGDADFILMPNISAANIWAKGLMYFAKTKGAGIVAGAAKPVVMLSRADDAEAKLNSIALGVAVS, from the coding sequence ATGAAAAATTTTAAAGAACTCATTGAGATCGCGAAGCGTAAAGGTAAAAAAGAGTGCGTCGTGGTCAAAGCCGAAGACGAAACTGTTTTGGAAGGCGTAAAAATGGCTTACGAACTCGGCCTTATAACCCCTCTGCTGATCGGTAGTAAAAATGCCATCACTGAATGCTCGAAAAAAGCCGGTCTTGATATTACTGGCATTGCGGTCAATGATCTCGCCGACGAAAAAGAAGCCGTAAAGGCCGGCGCGGCCGCGGTCAAACAAAAAAACGGTTTTTTGATGAAAGGAATGCTGTCCACCTCCGCTTTTTTAAAAGGCGTGCTCGACAAGGAGCATGGGCTGCGCGCCGGTAAGATCCTTTCGCATATCGCCGTGTTCGAGATCCCATCCTATCATAAACTGCTCTTCATGTCCGACGGCGGGATGAACCCGAAGATCGACCTCAATATCAGGATCGATATCATCAACAACGCGGTCTTTGTCCTGAAAGCGCTCGGCATTACCAGGCCGAAAATTGCGCTGGTCGCCGCGAGCGAGACCGTGAACCCGGACATGCCCGAGACCGGCGATGCGGTGACCATCGTCGAGATGAGCAAAAAGGGCGAGATCGCAGACGCGGTGATCGAAGGTCCATTCGGCTTTGATGTCGCGGTGTCGAAAGAAGCAGCCCGGCATAAAAAAATGAAGAGCGAGATCGCGGGCGATGCGGACTTCATTCTGATGCCCAATATCTCGGCCGCCAATATCTGGGCCAAAGGATTGATGTACTTCGCCAAAACCAAGGGCGCCGGTATCGTCGCGGGCGCAGCCAAGCCGGTAGTCATGCTGTCCCGGGCCGATGACGCTGAAGCCAAACTGAATTCCATCGCCCTGGGCGTGGCGGTCAGTTAA
- a CDS encoding glycosyltransferase family 2 protein, with translation MAHPKVVVLILTYNGRYLLDEAVFSYLENDYPNFKVAVIDNGSHDGTCAYVEKRFPGVKTIRLDRNYGYSRGFNVGLEYAFESEHARYALISNNDVKVDKNVISELIKVAETNGKIGFVSGKVYYYDHADTFQTVGKKEDPVRWNGEHIGNREKDQGQYEEISERVFMDDIFTLVNKNVYDAVGGYDPVFHLQSEEFDWQARAKKAGFRIMYAPRAKLWHKDSMTIGRDSSRKAFYDARNPTLVILLHRSRTFFRRYFWHHFIQGILKSSLIALKKGKISIILAKWQGFFSSIAWGSKNRKLSFGHFV, from the coding sequence GTGGCCCATCCAAAAGTTGTCGTATTGATCCTGACCTATAACGGCCGGTATTTGCTGGATGAAGCGGTTTTTTCTTACCTCGAAAATGATTATCCCAATTTCAAGGTCGCGGTCATAGATAACGGCTCTCACGACGGCACGTGTGCGTACGTCGAAAAAAGGTTCCCTGGCGTCAAAACCATAAGGCTGGATAGGAATTACGGCTATTCTCGAGGGTTTAACGTCGGTCTTGAGTATGCGTTCGAAAGCGAGCACGCCCGATATGCACTGATCTCCAACAATGATGTGAAGGTCGATAAAAACGTTATCTCGGAACTGATTAAAGTCGCCGAGACCAACGGGAAGATAGGCTTCGTCAGCGGAAAGGTCTATTATTATGACCACGCTGATACTTTTCAGACCGTCGGGAAGAAAGAAGATCCGGTAAGATGGAACGGGGAGCATATCGGCAACCGCGAGAAGGACCAGGGACAGTATGAAGAGATCAGCGAAAGAGTCTTCATGGACGATATCTTTACTTTGGTGAATAAAAACGTGTATGATGCGGTCGGCGGCTATGATCCGGTTTTTCATCTCCAGTCCGAGGAGTTTGATTGGCAGGCGAGGGCGAAAAAAGCAGGTTTCAGGATCATGTACGCGCCCCGGGCAAAGCTCTGGCATAAAGACAGCATGACCATCGGCCGGGACTCTTCTCGGAAGGCGTTCTATGATGCCAGGAACCCGACGCTCGTGATCCTGCTCCATAGATCGCGGACTTTTTTCCGACGGTATTTCTGGCATCACTTCATCCAGGGTATACTAAAAAGCTCGCTGATCGCGCTGAAAAAAGGAAAAATATCCATTATTCTGGCAAAATGGCAGGGTTTCTTCTCCAGTATCGCCTGGGGCTCTAAGAACCGGAAACTGTCTTTCGGACATTTCGTTTAA
- a CDS encoding PAS domain-containing protein, producing MKAKILIASQDLEIVKQLSDILQDEGHKISSVNSAEACLDNGKSGQYNLIFIDAHAAALPYTNVIPEIKKQCPDTEIIVITGYAFPEAMAKAEVQDIISFLILPITGTKVKGIVSRVLHQNQLVKENRRLLLTVTAAKKEWEATVDAIEDPIFVTDFDYTILRGNLATFRKLGKGVSEVIGHKCYKILHCSDTPPDDCPGKKARDSGEPDTGTMFFKGLKQRLTCSVYPQVFAGGGGLVHYLREPAGTSEQQAEAMAKYERLFDDASIPILVVDLEDYKVMDANQRAIELFGRDPEHIVNVDLENIFTADVREATMSGIIKMLTEGHGNGSLKTIVRGKNDSQVQVQAMVNRIEVGAQRFIEIFLIPQESA from the coding sequence ATGAAAGCAAAGATATTGATCGCCAGTCAGGATCTTGAAATAGTCAAACAGTTAAGCGATATATTACAGGACGAAGGGCACAAGATAAGCTCGGTGAACAGTGCTGAAGCGTGTCTTGATAATGGTAAGTCAGGACAATATAATCTGATCTTCATTGATGCACATGCCGCCGCCCTGCCTTATACCAACGTTATACCAGAGATCAAAAAACAGTGCCCTGATACCGAGATCATCGTGATCACCGGTTACGCGTTCCCCGAAGCCATGGCAAAAGCCGAGGTTCAGGATATCATCAGTTTTCTGATCCTTCCGATCACCGGAACCAAGGTGAAGGGTATAGTGAGCCGTGTGCTGCACCAGAATCAATTAGTTAAAGAAAACCGAAGGCTGCTGCTGACCGTCACGGCGGCGAAAAAAGAGTGGGAAGCGACCGTGGACGCGATCGAAGACCCGATATTCGTTACGGATTTCGATTATACCATCTTAAGGGGTAACCTGGCGACATTCCGCAAACTGGGCAAGGGTGTAAGTGAAGTCATCGGCCACAAGTGTTACAAGATCCTGCATTGTTCCGATACCCCGCCCGATGACTGCCCCGGCAAAAAAGCGCGAGACAGCGGCGAACCCGATACTGGTACGATGTTCTTCAAGGGCCTGAAACAAAGACTGACCTGCAGCGTGTACCCGCAGGTGTTCGCCGGCGGCGGGGGATTGGTACATTACCTGCGCGAACCCGCGGGAACTTCTGAACAACAGGCCGAGGCAATGGCAAAATACGAGCGGCTTTTCGATGACGCCAGCATTCCTATTCTGGTCGTCGACCTGGAGGATTACAAGGTCATGGACGCCAACCAGAGAGCGATCGAGCTCTTCGGCCGGGACCCCGAGCATATCGTGAACGTGGATCTGGAGAATATCTTTACGGCGGATGTCCGCGAGGCAACCATGAGCGGCATAATCAAAATGCTGACCGAAGGCCATGGCAACGGATCATTAAAAACCATTGTGCGCGGGAAAAACGACAGCCAGGTCCAGGTCCAGGCCATGGTCAACCGGATCGAAGTCGGCGCGCAGCGGTTTATTGAAATATTCTTGATACCTCAAGAGTCGGCGTAG
- the hisC gene encoding histidinol-phosphate transaminase: MRIEPNPHLQRIQTYKPGRPIEEVIRELNLKGEVIKLASNENPLGTSPLALEAMKRTMEESALYPDDNCFYVKEIIAKKFNVDISQLFIGNGSVEIMPYLTLTYLSAKDSAVVSQSAFIWYKIAVNIAGGELIEAPMKDHTHDLKAMLKAIKSNTKLLFIANPNNPTGTIVTKEEFDVFLEEVPDHVIVVLDEAYKEYISDPVYPNSAKYFGKKKNLVILRTMSKMYGLAGMRLGFMLADQDIVSNVMKLRISFNVNRIVQSAAIAAFDDVEHISKSRTANDAGKQYLYDEYKKLGVFFVPTYGNFIFVDFARDSKIVFEELQKQGVITRTIKEYGFPNALRITIGTEKQNRRLISTLKKIL; this comes from the coding sequence ATGAGAATAGAGCCGAACCCTCATTTACAAAGAATCCAAACATACAAACCCGGAAGACCCATTGAAGAGGTCATCAGGGAACTGAACCTGAAAGGCGAAGTAATAAAACTTGCTTCCAATGAAAATCCTCTCGGCACATCTCCCCTTGCACTTGAAGCGATGAAACGAACCATGGAAGAATCCGCGCTGTATCCCGATGATAACTGTTTTTACGTAAAGGAAATCATTGCTAAAAAATTTAACGTTGATATCAGTCAACTGTTCATTGGCAATGGTTCAGTCGAGATCATGCCATATCTTACGCTCACCTACCTGAGCGCTAAGGATAGCGCGGTTGTAAGCCAGAGCGCTTTTATCTGGTATAAGATTGCGGTTAATATTGCCGGTGGCGAATTGATCGAAGCGCCGATGAAAGATCACACCCACGACCTGAAAGCCATGCTCAAAGCCATTAAATCCAATACGAAGTTGCTGTTCATTGCCAACCCCAATAATCCAACGGGTACGATCGTAACGAAAGAAGAATTTGATGTCTTCCTTGAGGAAGTTCCCGACCACGTCATCGTCGTTCTTGACGAAGCTTACAAAGAATACATCAGCGATCCGGTCTATCCGAACTCAGCAAAATACTTCGGTAAGAAAAAGAACCTGGTCATCCTGCGCACTATGTCAAAGATGTACGGACTGGCAGGCATGCGCCTTGGCTTTATGCTGGCTGACCAGGACATCGTATCAAACGTCATGAAATTGAGGATATCTTTTAACGTTAACAGAATCGTACAAAGTGCCGCGATCGCGGCATTTGATGACGTAGAACACATCAGTAAAAGCCGGACCGCGAACGATGCCGGAAAACAGTACCTATACGATGAATATAAGAAACTGGGCGTATTCTTTGTCCCAACATATGGGAATTTTATCTTTGTCGATTTTGCCCGGGACAGCAAGATCGTGTTCGAAGAGCTGCAAAAACAGGGTGTAATAACCCGGACCATAAAGGAATATGGTTTTCCAAACGCGTTGCGGATCACGATCGGCACCGAAAAACAGAACCGCCGGCTGATCAGCACGCTGAAAAAAATACTATAA
- a CDS encoding DegT/DnrJ/EryC1/StrS family aminotransferase has product MNVIPVFRPSMGNDEINAVAEVIKSGWIGLGPRTAEFEEKFAKYIGVKYAVGLNSATAALHLALMVMEVKGGEVITTPMTFVSTNHAILYNNAEPVFCDIEPDTLNINAGKIEPLITNGTKAIIVVHYGGYACDMDPINAVARKHDLKVIEDTAHGCGGEYNGQKLGSIGDLGVFSFHAVKNLATGDGGMITTNNAQVYERLKKLRWLGISKDTFSREEKDSQAYSWYYNVEEIGYKYHMNDIQAALGLVQLAKLERTNKRREEIVALYNGGLKDCDWIERPVRKDYMTKPANHNYVIKGERRDELNDYLKKLGISTGVHYVPSNHYEMYHDCRGDTPVSDAVWKKLLTLPLFPDLTDDEAKSVIEAIRKFPGI; this is encoded by the coding sequence ATGAACGTGATTCCGGTATTCAGACCTTCAATGGGCAACGATGAGATCAACGCCGTGGCAGAGGTCATTAAGTCCGGATGGATCGGTCTGGGACCCAGGACTGCCGAGTTCGAGGAGAAATTCGCAAAATATATCGGCGTTAAGTACGCGGTCGGTCTTAATTCCGCCACCGCGGCGTTACATCTGGCGCTAATGGTCATGGAAGTAAAAGGGGGAGAGGTCATTACCACTCCCATGACCTTCGTGTCGACCAATCATGCCATTTTGTACAATAACGCGGAACCGGTTTTTTGCGACATCGAGCCCGATACGCTTAATATCAATGCCGGGAAGATAGAGCCGCTGATCACGAATGGAACAAAAGCGATCATCGTCGTTCATTACGGCGGCTATGCCTGTGATATGGATCCGATCAACGCGGTCGCCCGTAAGCATGATCTCAAAGTCATCGAAGACACTGCCCATGGTTGCGGTGGTGAATATAATGGTCAAAAACTCGGTTCGATCGGCGATCTCGGCGTATTCAGCTTCCATGCCGTGAAGAACCTCGCGACGGGTGATGGAGGTATGATAACAACCAATAACGCCCAGGTATATGAAAGGCTGAAAAAACTGCGCTGGTTGGGCATTAGCAAGGACACCTTTTCGCGCGAGGAAAAGGACAGCCAGGCGTATTCATGGTACTACAATGTTGAAGAGATCGGCTACAAATACCACATGAACGATATCCAGGCCGCCCTGGGTCTTGTTCAGCTGGCTAAGCTTGAACGGACGAACAAACGCCGCGAGGAGATCGTCGCTCTTTACAACGGAGGCTTGAAGGACTGCGATTGGATCGAACGTCCGGTCAGGAAGGATTACATGACGAAGCCCGCCAATCATAATTATGTCATCAAAGGTGAGAGGCGGGACGAACTCAACGATTATCTCAAGAAGCTGGGTATATCTACCGGCGTTCACTATGTGCCCAGCAATCACTATGAAATGTACCATGATTGCCGGGGGGATACCCCGGTATCGGACGCTGTCTGGAAAAAGCTTTTAACGCTGCCCTTGTTCCCGGACCTTACCGATGATGAAGCAAAATCCGTGATCGAAGCAATCCGCAAATTCCCCGGAATTTAA
- a CDS encoding O-antigen ligase family protein produces MRNKWPFIISIIVPILAFVFIIFLPTQPNILTILPLYIIMIALILSRPLIALVLLIVSTSTVFSLDTFPQVIATGDVGLYLPEALCIFLTVRMLFIGAIRKDLHKEASPITLPMIALFLWLAFSVLNALLLQRATLINAVLTGRSYIYYLNFFLALYYIDSDEKMRFVMKSLTVIAFICALLSFIQYIAGPENRILPWAAWTISRVVPEGEDLTLARVMPASISLIYMFFFPVLAGVTNGGLKNNWGYRLFIILAIISMFVSFTRNVYYSVILGLFLIWMTFRGKIRRAITRNVITVAFFVLLVTYLPVYFGVIKVPNWWEQVVSRQSETVRSPNDIETMVWRTVETKTIMGAITKSPILGNGIGATYYHPMYQANVSIAHNGYMAIVFQLGLIGLAIFAMIFICYVVQSIKVYQAIEDKYYRSIILGFLVVFVALLPAVWVKPVLVLEHHWISLIAFIWAFPAIISRINTQQRNGTEGVDDFEKAEKGG; encoded by the coding sequence ATGCGAAACAAATGGCCGTTCATTATTAGTATCATAGTGCCCATCCTGGCGTTTGTGTTCATCATATTCCTGCCCACGCAGCCGAATATTTTGACCATATTGCCACTCTACATTATAATGATCGCGTTGATACTCAGTCGCCCTTTGATAGCCCTGGTCCTTTTGATCGTATCTACTTCGACCGTGTTCAGTCTTGATACCTTTCCCCAGGTGATCGCGACCGGCGACGTCGGCCTTTATCTGCCCGAGGCGTTGTGCATTTTTCTGACAGTTCGGATGTTGTTTATTGGGGCAATAAGAAAAGACCTCCATAAAGAGGCCTCGCCGATAACATTGCCCATGATCGCGCTCTTTTTGTGGCTGGCATTCTCTGTTCTAAACGCCTTATTGCTGCAGCGGGCTACGTTGATCAACGCCGTGCTGACCGGACGAAGCTACATATATTATCTGAACTTTTTCCTGGCGCTTTATTATATTGATTCTGATGAAAAGATGCGGTTTGTCATGAAAAGCCTGACCGTGATAGCCTTTATCTGCGCGCTGCTGTCATTTATCCAATACATCGCTGGTCCGGAAAACAGGATCCTCCCGTGGGCGGCGTGGACAATTAGCCGGGTAGTACCCGAAGGCGAAGATCTGACACTGGCAAGGGTCATGCCGGCTTCGATCTCTTTGATCTACATGTTTTTCTTCCCGGTGCTTGCGGGTGTCACCAATGGGGGTTTAAAAAATAACTGGGGGTACCGGCTTTTCATTATCCTGGCAATAATATCAATGTTCGTTTCTTTTACGCGCAATGTCTACTATTCGGTGATCCTGGGTCTGTTCCTGATCTGGATGACCTTCAGAGGAAAGATCAGGAGGGCTATCACCCGCAATGTGATCACTGTTGCGTTCTTCGTGCTGCTGGTAACATATCTGCCGGTTTATTTCGGCGTGATCAAAGTCCCGAATTGGTGGGAACAGGTTGTGAGCCGGCAAAGCGAAACGGTAAGATCCCCTAATGATATTGAGACGATGGTGTGGCGTACGGTGGAGACCAAAACGATTATGGGCGCAATAACAAAATCGCCGATCCTTGGCAACGGGATTGGTGCTACATATTACCACCCCATGTACCAGGCGAATGTCAGCATTGCCCACAACGGGTACATGGCGATCGTTTTTCAGCTCGGATTGATCGGTCTGGCGATCTTTGCCATGATCTTTATCTGTTATGTGGTCCAATCAATAAAGGTTTATCAGGCGATCGAAGACAAGTATTACCGCAGTATAATCCTGGGTTTTCTGGTGGTCTTCGTGGCATTGCTTCCGGCGGTATGGGTGAAACCGGTACTGGTGCTGGAACACCACTGGATATCATTGATCGCTTTCATATGGGCATTTCCTGCCATTATTTCGAGGATAAACACTCAGCAACGAAACGGCACCGAAGGCGTGGATGATTTTGAAAAAGCGGAAAAGGGAGGATGA
- a CDS encoding tryptophanase, whose product MIIKLSNGQYVPVEMHKTRMVQKVNLIPARERLKAIDEAGYNTFQLKTKDIFLDMLTDSGVNAMSDNQFAAFMRADDAYAGSMTFYEFADAVKDVLGYDYVMNVHQGRAAEHLLSKVFSKPGGATITNYHFTTTKAHIEVTGQMECLELYTKEALNTKSTCLFKGNMDLDRVNAAIKKYGANMIGYVRMEATTNLLGGQPFSMENFREVRKVCDKHGLILVLDGSLIMENAYLIMQREKGYENKTVAQIIKEMCSLADVYYMSGRKNTCVRGGAIATNKKEIYDILEPWLPVYEGFFTYGGMSMREVGAMAVGMREMTDPHLAGAAIEQIKYMVEKLDGMGIPVVTPPGGLACHIDARKFLPNLKKEGYIAGSLCAALYIASGVRSMERGTISNDRDKNGNDVYADLELTRIALPRRVYSLSHIEYIIERLQWLQKHGDLIKGLKFVKEPPVLRFFVGKLTILEDWAKKFCDAYIKDHGDI is encoded by the coding sequence ATGATCATCAAATTATCTAACGGGCAGTATGTCCCGGTAGAGATGCATAAGACAAGAATGGTTCAGAAGGTCAACCTGATCCCGGCGCGGGAAAGGCTCAAAGCCATTGATGAAGCCGGGTACAACACGTTCCAATTGAAAACCAAAGACATATTCCTTGACATGTTGACCGACAGCGGCGTCAACGCGATGAGCGACAACCAGTTTGCCGCTTTTATGAGAGCCGATGACGCGTACGCCGGCAGCATGACGTTCTATGAGTTCGCTGACGCAGTGAAGGATGTGCTTGGATATGACTATGTCATGAACGTCCACCAGGGGCGCGCGGCCGAACACCTGCTGTCGAAAGTATTTTCCAAGCCGGGCGGCGCGACGATCACCAATTACCACTTCACCACGACTAAGGCGCATATCGAGGTCACGGGCCAGATGGAGTGCCTGGAGCTCTACACGAAGGAAGCCCTTAATACCAAGAGCACCTGTCTGTTCAAAGGCAACATGGACCTTGACAGGGTCAACGCCGCGATCAAGAAATACGGCGCGAACATGATCGGTTATGTGCGCATGGAAGCGACCACGAACCTGCTCGGCGGACAGCCCTTTTCAATGGAGAATTTCAGGGAAGTCAGGAAGGTCTGCGACAAACACGGTTTGATACTGGTCCTGGACGGCAGTCTGATCATGGAAAACGCCTATTTGATCATGCAACGGGAAAAGGGTTATGAAAACAAGACGGTCGCCCAGATCATAAAGGAAATGTGCAGCCTGGCTGATGTTTATTATATGAGCGGGCGCAAGAACACGTGCGTGCGCGGCGGCGCGATCGCGACCAACAAAAAAGAGATCTACGACATCCTGGAGCCATGGCTTCCGGTGTACGAGGGATTCTTCACTTACGGCGGCATGTCGATGAGAGAAGTCGGCGCGATGGCTGTGGGCATGAGAGAGATGACCGACCCGCACCTGGCGGGCGCGGCGATCGAGCAGATCAAATACATGGTGGAAAAACTTGACGGCATGGGGATTCCGGTGGTTACGCCGCCGGGCGGCCTGGCCTGCCATATCGACGCGCGTAAATTTTTGCCCAACTTGAAAAAAGAAGGCTATATCGCGGGCTCGCTGTGCGCGGCCCTCTATATCGCATCCGGCGTGCGCTCGATGGAACGGGGCACGATCTCCAACGACCGCGACAAGAACGGCAATGACGTGTACGCCGACCTGGAACTGACCCGCATCGCCTTACCGCGAAGGGTTTACTCGTTATCGCATATCGAATACATCATCGAACGGCTCCAGTGGCTGCAGAAGCACGGCGATCTGATCAAAGGGCTCAAGTTCGTCAAAGAACCGCCGGTGCTCAGGTTCTTCGTCGGGAAACTGACCATCCTTGAGGACTGGGCAAAGAAATTCTGCGACGCGTACATAAAGGATCACGGAGATATTTGA
- a CDS encoding oligosaccharide flippase family protein, whose amino-acid sequence MLAQKLILGYSSRIVAQMIAMIAGIVVARVAGPTVVGTVAFGMSLVSMFTFFADLGIGNAHIKIVSEGRNLGDCIKTFSVLKSILIILFIVLVILYLVVKEYVFHIQYESRTHFYVIIIWLVAITISQFLYIPIITFMALTQQARQDVPNLLQIVLTQVLKIVAVLIAASAIALSFANLLGVILVLPLYLYLFKDFKIGHFDKNLARDYVKIAAPMIIMVLHGTFIGYFDKFLLQYFSNSEQVGYYAVAFSIGSLIQIVGLAVGQIFFPTFSSSVVKKDYDYINRTIDKYERFIYVFLMPIVIFLILYSQVLIKILLGKDFISSGPVLVVIFLGAFVFVANQHYGNLLLGAGYINKSARLSLYSLIFFVLLNLFFVAPQMLHLKAIGSALAWSINYLFLGVFFRIYVWQLIKEVTILRNIKYWLFGILNVALFFLFLKYIAVRVNYLEFIFPVVYFGITYLAYYLLKMANKEDINFALRIFDVRSMKEYIKNEFKR is encoded by the coding sequence ATGCTGGCTCAAAAACTCATTTTAGGATATTCGTCGCGGATCGTGGCCCAGATGATCGCCATGATCGCCGGCATCGTCGTGGCAAGGGTCGCCGGTCCAACCGTGGTCGGGACGGTCGCTTTCGGCATGTCGCTGGTTTCGATGTTCACATTTTTCGCGGACCTGGGGATCGGCAATGCCCATATAAAGATCGTTTCCGAAGGCCGGAACCTGGGCGATTGCATAAAAACCTTTTCCGTTCTGAAAAGCATTTTGATCATCCTGTTCATTGTCCTGGTGATACTCTATCTCGTTGTCAAGGAATATGTATTTCATATCCAATACGAAAGCAGGACACATTTCTATGTCATCATCATCTGGCTGGTTGCCATTACGATCTCCCAGTTCTTGTACATTCCTATTATCACCTTCATGGCTCTGACCCAGCAGGCGCGGCAGGATGTACCGAATCTGCTCCAGATCGTTTTGACGCAGGTCCTGAAGATCGTGGCCGTGTTGATCGCAGCCAGCGCGATCGCGCTGAGTTTCGCCAATTTGCTTGGTGTCATTTTAGTCTTACCCCTGTATCTGTATCTCTTTAAAGATTTCAAGATCGGTCATTTCGACAAAAACCTTGCCCGGGATTATGTCAAGATCGCGGCGCCGATGATCATCATGGTCCTTCATGGGACGTTCATTGGCTATTTTGATAAATTTTTACTGCAGTATTTTTCCAATTCCGAGCAGGTGGGATATTACGCGGTGGCGTTCAGCATCGGCAGTCTTATTCAGATCGTGGGTTTGGCGGTCGGGCAGATCTTTTTTCCGACATTTTCGTCTTCAGTGGTAAAGAAGGATTACGATTACATCAACCGTACGATCGATAAATACGAGCGGTTTATTTATGTTTTTCTTATGCCCATCGTGATTTTTTTGATACTTTATTCTCAGGTTCTGATAAAAATACTTCTCGGGAAGGATTTTATATCATCAGGCCCCGTTCTTGTAGTGATATTCCTTGGTGCATTCGTCTTCGTGGCTAACCAGCACTATGGTAATTTGCTTCTGGGAGCCGGTTATATAAATAAAAGCGCTCGTTTGTCATTGTACTCTTTGATATTTTTCGTACTTTTGAACTTATTTTTCGTGGCTCCGCAAATGCTCCACCTGAAGGCAATCGGATCCGCACTTGCCTGGTCGATCAACTACCTGTTCCTTGGCGTGTTTTTCCGAATATATGTCTGGCAATTGATAAAAGAAGTGACCATCCTGCGAAACATAAAATACTGGCTTTTTGGAATTCTCAACGTGGCGCTATTTTTCTTGTTCTTAAAATATATTGCAGTAAGGGTGAATTATCTCGAGTTCATATTCCCAGTCGTTTATTTTGGTATTACTTACCTGGCGTACTACCTCCTGAAAATGGCAAATAAGGAAGATATCAACTTCGCACTCCGGATCTTCGATGTTCGGTCCATGAAAGAGTATATAAAAAATGAATTCAAACGATGA
- a CDS encoding class I SAM-dependent methyltransferase gives MDNDIGQNIAVWNDSWKDSDPLSEIRMWDFYGLRQWILKYAPRYGKIVEAGCGYGRYVFYLGRLALDIDGVDFCEPLIGLVKKWKSDNGFKENFLAGNITDLPYPNETLSGYISLGVIEHFINGPGPALAEAYRILRPGGIAIISTPSVSFNVLMRHQKETLKNIVKRIIGHKIEPAPFFQYWYRPRRLRNMVKAAGMKIVNSGSADIMYAFCEMRNFTGENLRKGSFAIWCSNTFENTPVNAIGAQAVTISVKAAEVMHCFLCGRKSARYFSLSKYDLPICDACEKNGLAEHYLKKRKPKLKLPYLMDPPLKPPSRETCEFCGKAYMTDVIFEDFGFSKKACPGCLRIPGINILLSNEYVKPVWRKRNK, from the coding sequence ATGGATAATGATATTGGACAGAATATTGCGGTTTGGAATGATTCCTGGAAAGATAGTGATCCCCTTTCGGAAATCCGAATGTGGGATTTTTATGGTCTGAGACAATGGATCCTGAAGTACGCGCCCAGGTACGGCAAGATCGTCGAGGCGGGATGCGGATATGGTCGCTATGTTTTTTACTTGGGGCGGTTAGCCCTGGATATCGATGGCGTCGATTTCTGCGAACCGCTCATCGGTCTGGTGAAAAAATGGAAAAGCGATAATGGTTTTAAAGAAAATTTCCTTGCTGGTAACATAACGGATCTTCCTTATCCAAATGAAACCCTGAGCGGATATATCTCGCTGGGCGTGATTGAACATTTTATCAATGGCCCTGGTCCAGCCCTGGCAGAAGCGTACCGGATACTCAGACCCGGCGGCATAGCGATAATTTCTACGCCATCGGTTTCGTTCAATGTTTTGATGAGACATCAAAAAGAAACCCTCAAGAATATCGTGAAGCGGATCATCGGTCATAAAATAGAACCGGCGCCTTTTTTTCAGTATTGGTATCGTCCGCGCCGATTGCGAAACATGGTAAAAGCTGCCGGGATGAAAATCGTCAACTCAGGCAGCGCCGATATCATGTACGCTTTTTGCGAGATGAGGAATTTTACCGGCGAAAACCTCAGGAAGGGGTCATTTGCCATCTGGTGTTCAAATACTTTTGAGAACACGCCGGTAAATGCGATTGGCGCTCAGGCGGTTACGATCTCAGTAAAAGCGGCGGAAGTCATGCATTGTTTTCTCTGCGGTCGGAAGAGCGCCCGATATTTTTCTTTATCGAAGTATGACCTGCCGATCTGCGATGCCTGCGAAAAAAACGGTCTCGCCGAACATTATTTGAAGAAACGCAAGCCGAAGTTAAAATTACCCTATCTCATGGATCCGCCCCTTAAACCGCCGTCGCGGGAAACTTGTGAATTCTGCGGCAAAGCATACATGACCGATGTTATTTTTGAAGATTTCGGATTTTCAAAAAAAGCCTGCCCGGGCTGTCTTAGAATTCCGGGGATAAACATCCTGCTTTCGAACGAATACGTAAAACCGGTCTGGCGGAAAAGGAACAAATAA